One window of the Betta splendens chromosome 21, fBetSpl5.4, whole genome shotgun sequence genome contains the following:
- the arglu1a gene encoding arginine and glutamate-rich protein 1, whose translation MGRSRSRSSSRSKHSKSSKHSKKRSRSRSRSRDRERSKKRSKSREAKRNRRRESRSRSRSITASARRDRAASPPERIDIFGRTLSKRNTLDEKQRKEEEERKAEMERQRKIRQQEIEEKLIEEETARRVEELVAKRVEEELEKRKDEIEREVLRRVEEAKRIMERQLLEELERQRQAELAAQKAREEEEKSKREELEKILEENNRKIAEAQAKLAEEQLRIVEEQRKIHEERMKLEQDRQRQQKEEQKIILGKGKSRPKLSFSLKATE comes from the exons ATGGGCCGCTCTCGGAGCCGCAGCTCATCACGGTCCAAACACTCCAAAAGTAGTAAGCACAGTAAGAAACGAAGCCGATCTCGGTCGCGATCAAGGGACAGGGAGAGATCCAAGAAGCGGTCTAAGTCCCGGGAAGCGAAAAGGAACCGACGCCGAGAATCTCGTTCCCGTTCGCGATCCATAACAGCCTCTGCACGCAGAGACAGAGCAGCCTCGCCACCGGAGCGCATCGACATCTTCGGCAGGACACTGAGCAAGAGAAATACTCTGGAcgagaagcagaggaaagaggaggaagagagaaaagcagaaatggaaagacagaggaagat ccggCAGCAGGAGATCGAGGAGAAGCTGATAGAGGAGGAGACCGCACGACGAGTGGAGGAGTTGGTGGCGAagcgagtggaggaggagctagAGAAGAGGAAGGATGAGATTGAGCGTGAGGTGCTGCGACGTGTTGAGGAAGCCAAGCGAATCATGGAGcgacagctgctggaggaactgGAGCGACAGCGACAGGCTGAGTTGGCAGCACAGAAGGCCAGAGAG GAGGAAGAAAAATCTAAACGGGAGGAGCTGGAAAAAATTCTGGAGGAGAATAACCGCAAGATCGCAGAGGCTCAGGCCAAACTG gCTGAGGAGCAATTACGTATTGTGGAAGAGCAGAGAAAGATTCATGAGGAGCGcatgaagctggagcaggaccGTCAAaggcagcagaaggaggagcagaaaatCATCCTGGGCAAGGGCAAGTCTAGGCCCAAGCTTTC